In Piliocolobus tephrosceles isolate RC106 chromosome 6, ASM277652v3, whole genome shotgun sequence, the following are encoded in one genomic region:
- the SLC12A6 gene encoding solute carrier family 12 member 6 isoform X5 has product MPHFTVTKVEEDPEEGAAAAISQEPSLADIKARIQDSDEPDPSQNSITGEHSQLLDDGRKKARNAYLNNSNYEEGDEYFDKNLALFEEEMDTRPKVSSLLSRMANYTNLTQGAKEHEEAENITEGKKKPTKTPQMGTFMGVYLPCLQNIFGVILFLRLTWVVGTAGVLQAFAIVLICCCCTMLTAISMSAIATNGVVPAGGSYFMISRALGPEFGGAVGLCFYLGTTFAAAMYILGAIEIFLVYIVPRAAIFRSDDALKESAAMLNNMRVYGTAFLVLMVLVVFIGVRYVNKFASLFLACVIVSILAIYAGAIKSSFAPPHFPVCMLGNRTLSSRHIDVCSKTKEINNMTVPSKLWGFFCNSSQFFNVTCDEYFVHNNVTSIQGIPGLASGIITENLWGNYLPKGEIIEKPSAKSSDVLGSLNHEYVLVDITTSFTLLVGIFFPSVTGIMAGSNRSGDLKDAQKSIPIGTILAILTTSFVLDLSNVVLFGACIEGVVLRDKFGDAVKGNLVVGTLSWPSPWVIVIGSFFSTCGAGLQSLTGAPRLLQAIAKDNIIPFLRVFGHSKANGEPTWALLLTAAIAELGILIASLDLVAPILSMFFLMCYLFVNLACALQTLLRTPNWRPRFRYYHWALSFMGMSICLALMFISSWYYAIVAMVIAGMIYKYIEYQGAEKEWGDGIRGLSLSAARFALLRLEEGPPHTKNWRPQLLVLLKLDEDLHVKHPRLLTFASQLKAGKGLTIVGSVIVGNFLENYGEALAAEQTIKHLMEAEKVKGFCQLVVAAKLREGISHLIQSCGLGGMKHNTVVMGWPHGWRQSEDARAWKTFIGTVRVTTAAHLALLVAKNISFFPSNVEQFSEGNIDVWWIVHDGGMLMLLPFLLKQHKVWRKCSIRIFTVAQLEDNSIQMKKDLATFLYHLRIEAEVEVVEMHDSDISAYTYERTLMMEQRSQMLRHMRLSKTERDREAQLVKDRNSMLRLTSIGSDEDEETETYQEKVHMTWTKDKYMASRGQKAKSMEGFQDLLNMRPDQSNVRRMHTAVKLNEVIVNKSHEAKLVLLNMPGPPRNPEGDENYMEFLEVLTEGLERVLLVRGGGSEVITIYS; this is encoded by the exons acgatGGACGTAAAAAAGCTCGAAACGCTTATCTCAATAATTCCAATTATGAAGAAGGAGatgaatattttgataaaaatttggCACTCTTTGAG GAAGAAATGGACACCAGACCGAAGGTGTCCTCTCTCCTCAGCCGCATGGCCAATTACACTAATCTGACTCAAGGAGCAAAGGAACATGAAGAGGCAGAAAACATCACTGAAGGGAAAAAGAAGCCCACCAAG ACCCCCCAAATGGGTACCTTCATGGGTGTCTACCtcccatgtctacaaaatatttttggagtgATCCTTTTTTTACGCCTTACATGGGTGGTGGGCACAGCTGGAGTTCTTCAGGCTTTTGCAATTGTCCTTATCTGCTGCTGCTGT ACAATGTTGACTGCTATCTCCATGAGTGCCATTGCCACTAATGGAGTGGTACCAG cTGGAGGCTCATACTTTATGATTTCCCGGGCACTGGGCCCAGAGTTTGGTGGGGCTGTTGGCCTCTGCTTTTATCTTGGTACCACATTTGCAGCAGCCATGTACATCCTTGGTGCCATTGAAATCTTTCTG GTCTATATCGTCCCCCGGGCTGCCATCTTTCGCAGTGATGATGCACTCAAGGAATCAGCAGCCATGCTAAATAACATGCGTGTCTATGGCACAGCTTTCTTGGTCCTTATGGTATTAGTGGTATTTATCGGCGTACGCTATGTGAACAAGTTTGCCTCGCTTTTCCTGGCCTGTGTCATTGTGTCCATCTTGGCCATCTATGCTGGAGCCATCAAGTCGTCTTTTGCCCCTCCACACTTCCC GGTCTGCATGCTGGGTAACCGCACCCTTTCATCGAGACACATTGACGTTTGCTCTAAAACCAAGGAAATTAACAACATGACAGTCCCATCAAAGTTATGGGGATTCTTCTGTAACTCGAGTCAATTTTTCAATGTCACCTGTGATGAATACTTTGTTCACAATAATGTCACTTCAATCCAGGGCATTCCTGGATTGGCTAGTGGTATCATTACAG AGAACCTTTGGGGTAATTACCTACCCAAGGGAGAGATCATTGAAAAGCCTTCGGCCAAATCTTCTGATGTCTTAGGCAGCTTAAACCATGAATATGTTCTTGTTGACATCACCACCTCCTTCACGCTTCTGGTGGGAATCTTCTTTCCCTCTGTTACAG GTATCATGGCTGGATCAAACAGATCTGGAGATCTGAAAGATGCTCAGAAGTCTATTCCCATTGGTACTATCCTTGCCATCCTGACCACCTCCTTTGTCT TAGATTTAAGCAATGTTGTCCTTTTTGGTGCATGTATTGAAGGGGTTGTTCTCAGAGACAA GTTCGGTGATGCTGTGAAGGGTAatctggtggtgggcaccttatCTTGGCCATCCCCATGGGTGATTGTTATTGGCTCCTTCTTTTCCACGTGTGGGGCTGGACTGCAGAGCCTCACAGGTGCACCGAGGCTGCTACAAGCTATTGCCAAGGATAACATCATACCGTTTCTGAGG GTTTTTGGCCACAGCAAAGCCAATGGGGAACCTACCTGGGCTTTACTTCTAACTGCTGCCATTGCAGAGCTCGGAATACTTATTGCCTCCCTGGATCTTGTGGCTCCAATTCTTTCCAT GTTTTTTCTCATGTGTTACCTCTTTGTAAACTTGGCATGTGCCTTGCAAACATTACTTCGAACACCCAACTGGAGACCCCGATTCCGCTACTACCATTG gGCCCTTTCTTTCATGGGAATGAGTATCTGCCTGGCTCTGATGTTCATTTCTTCCTGGTATTACGCCATCGTAGCCATGGTGATAGCTGGTATGATCTACAAGTACATTGAGTACCAAGG aGCGGAGAAAGAATGGGGTGATGGTATCCGTGGGCTGTCCCTCAGTGCAGCCCGGTTTGCTTTGCTTCGGTTGGAGGAAGGACCTCCACACACTAAAAACTGGAG GCCTCAGTTGCTTGTATTACTGAAACTAGATGAAGACTTACATGTCAAGCATCCTCGCCTCCTCACCTTTGCCTCACAGCTCAAAGCAGGAAAAGGTCTCACTATTGTGGGCTCTGTCATCGTGGGGAACTTCCTAGAGAACTACGGTGAAGCTTTAGCTGCTGAGCAG ACCATAAAGCACCTAATGGAGGCAGAGAAGGTGAAAGGATTCTGCCAGTTGGTGGTGGCCGCCAAGCTGAGAGAGGGCATTTCCCACCTTATCCAGTCCTGTGGCCTTGGGGGCATGAAGCACAACACAGTGGTGATGGGCTGGCCTCATGGCTGGCGTCAAAGTGAAGATGCCCGCGCTTGGAAGACTTTCATTG GCACAGTTCGAGTGACAACTGCTGCCCATCTCGCACTGCTGGTGGCTAAAAACATCTCCTTCTTTCCCAGCAATGTGGAGCAATTTTCTGAGGGCAACATTGATGTGTGGTGGATTGTGCATGATGGGGGGATGCTCATGCTACTACCATTCCTGCTGAAACAGCACAAG GTGTGGCGAAAGTGCAGCATACGGATCTTCACAGTAGCCCAATTAGAAGACAACAGCATCCAAATGAAGAAGGACCTAGCCACCTTCCTGTATCACTTGCGCATTGAGGCGGAGGTAGAAGTGGTGGAGATG CATGACAGTGATATATCAGCATATACTTATGAGCGCACTTTAATGATGGAGCAGAGGTCCCAGATGCTCCGGCACATGCGGCTCTCCAAAACAGAGCGGGACAGAGAG GCACAGTTGGTGAAAGACCGAAACTCAATGCTACGATTGACCAGCATTGGCTCTGATGAGGATGAAGAGACAGAAACCTATCAGGAGAAGGTGCACATGACTTGGACAAAAGACAAGTACATGGCATCCCGGGGACAAAAAGCCAAGTCAATGGAAGGATTCCAGGACCTGCTTAACATGCGTCC GGACCAGTCCAATGTGAGGCGGATGCATACAGCAGTGAAACTCAACGAGGTTATAGTTAACAAGTCCCATGAAGCAAAGCTGGTTTTATTGAATATGCCAGGGCCACCCCGAAACCCTGAGGGTGATGAAAATT ACATGGAGTTCCTAGAGGTGCTTACCGAGGGACTAGAGCGAGTCCTACTTGTCCGGGGTGGTGGCAGTGAAGTGATCACCATTTATTCATAA
- the SLC12A6 gene encoding solute carrier family 12 member 6 isoform X2, whose product MHPPETTTKMASVRFMVTPTKIDDIPGLSDTSPDLSSRSSSRVRFSSRESVPETSRSEPMSEMSGATTSLATVALDPPSDRTSHPQDVTEDPSQNSITGEHSQLLDDGRKKARNAYLNNSNYEEGDEYFDKNLALFEEEMDTRPKVSSLLSRMANYTNLTQGAKEHEEAENITEGKKKPTKTPQMGTFMGVYLPCLQNIFGVILFLRLTWVVGTAGVLQAFAIVLICCCCTMLTAISMSAIATNGVVPAGGSYFMISRALGPEFGGAVGLCFYLGTTFAAAMYILGAIEIFLVYIVPRAAIFRSDDALKESAAMLNNMRVYGTAFLVLMVLVVFIGVRYVNKFASLFLACVIVSILAIYAGAIKSSFAPPHFPVCMLGNRTLSSRHIDVCSKTKEINNMTVPSKLWGFFCNSSQFFNVTCDEYFVHNNVTSIQGIPGLASGIITENLWGNYLPKGEIIEKPSAKSSDVLGSLNHEYVLVDITTSFTLLVGIFFPSVTGIMAGSNRSGDLKDAQKSIPIGTILAILTTSFVYLSNVVLFGACIEGVVLRDKFGDAVKGNLVVGTLSWPSPWVIVIGSFFSTCGAGLQSLTGAPRLLQAIAKDNIIPFLRVFGHSKANGEPTWALLLTAAIAELGILIASLDLVAPILSMFFLMCYLFVNLACALQTLLRTPNWRPRFRYYHWALSFMGMSICLALMFISSWYYAIVAMVIAGMIYKYIEYQGAEKEWGDGIRGLSLSAARFALLRLEEGPPHTKNWRPQLLVLLKLDEDLHVKHPRLLTFASQLKAGKGLTIVGSVIVGNFLENYGEALAAEQTIKHLMEAEKVKGFCQLVVAAKLREGISHLIQSCGLGGMKHNTVVMGWPHGWRQSEDARAWKTFIGTVRVTTAAHLALLVAKNISFFPSNVEQFSEGNIDVWWIVHDGGMLMLLPFLLKQHKVWRKCSIRIFTVAQLEDNSIQMKKDLATFLYHLRIEAEVEVVEMHDSDISAYTYERTLMMEQRSQMLRHMRLSKTERDREAQLVKDRNSMLRLTSIGSDEDEETETYQEKVHMTWTKDKYMASRGQKAKSMEGFQDLLNMRPDQSNVRRMHTAVKLNEVIVNKSHEAKLVLLNMPGPPRNPEGDENYMEFLEVLTEGLERVLLVRGGGSEVITIYS is encoded by the exons acgatGGACGTAAAAAAGCTCGAAACGCTTATCTCAATAATTCCAATTATGAAGAAGGAGatgaatattttgataaaaatttggCACTCTTTGAG GAAGAAATGGACACCAGACCGAAGGTGTCCTCTCTCCTCAGCCGCATGGCCAATTACACTAATCTGACTCAAGGAGCAAAGGAACATGAAGAGGCAGAAAACATCACTGAAGGGAAAAAGAAGCCCACCAAG ACCCCCCAAATGGGTACCTTCATGGGTGTCTACCtcccatgtctacaaaatatttttggagtgATCCTTTTTTTACGCCTTACATGGGTGGTGGGCACAGCTGGAGTTCTTCAGGCTTTTGCAATTGTCCTTATCTGCTGCTGCTGT ACAATGTTGACTGCTATCTCCATGAGTGCCATTGCCACTAATGGAGTGGTACCAG cTGGAGGCTCATACTTTATGATTTCCCGGGCACTGGGCCCAGAGTTTGGTGGGGCTGTTGGCCTCTGCTTTTATCTTGGTACCACATTTGCAGCAGCCATGTACATCCTTGGTGCCATTGAAATCTTTCTG GTCTATATCGTCCCCCGGGCTGCCATCTTTCGCAGTGATGATGCACTCAAGGAATCAGCAGCCATGCTAAATAACATGCGTGTCTATGGCACAGCTTTCTTGGTCCTTATGGTATTAGTGGTATTTATCGGCGTACGCTATGTGAACAAGTTTGCCTCGCTTTTCCTGGCCTGTGTCATTGTGTCCATCTTGGCCATCTATGCTGGAGCCATCAAGTCGTCTTTTGCCCCTCCACACTTCCC GGTCTGCATGCTGGGTAACCGCACCCTTTCATCGAGACACATTGACGTTTGCTCTAAAACCAAGGAAATTAACAACATGACAGTCCCATCAAAGTTATGGGGATTCTTCTGTAACTCGAGTCAATTTTTCAATGTCACCTGTGATGAATACTTTGTTCACAATAATGTCACTTCAATCCAGGGCATTCCTGGATTGGCTAGTGGTATCATTACAG AGAACCTTTGGGGTAATTACCTACCCAAGGGAGAGATCATTGAAAAGCCTTCGGCCAAATCTTCTGATGTCTTAGGCAGCTTAAACCATGAATATGTTCTTGTTGACATCACCACCTCCTTCACGCTTCTGGTGGGAATCTTCTTTCCCTCTGTTACAG GTATCATGGCTGGATCAAACAGATCTGGAGATCTGAAAGATGCTCAGAAGTCTATTCCCATTGGTACTATCCTTGCCATCCTGACCACCTCCTTTGTCT ATTTAAGCAATGTTGTCCTTTTTGGTGCATGTATTGAAGGGGTTGTTCTCAGAGACAA GTTCGGTGATGCTGTGAAGGGTAatctggtggtgggcaccttatCTTGGCCATCCCCATGGGTGATTGTTATTGGCTCCTTCTTTTCCACGTGTGGGGCTGGACTGCAGAGCCTCACAGGTGCACCGAGGCTGCTACAAGCTATTGCCAAGGATAACATCATACCGTTTCTGAGG GTTTTTGGCCACAGCAAAGCCAATGGGGAACCTACCTGGGCTTTACTTCTAACTGCTGCCATTGCAGAGCTCGGAATACTTATTGCCTCCCTGGATCTTGTGGCTCCAATTCTTTCCAT GTTTTTTCTCATGTGTTACCTCTTTGTAAACTTGGCATGTGCCTTGCAAACATTACTTCGAACACCCAACTGGAGACCCCGATTCCGCTACTACCATTG gGCCCTTTCTTTCATGGGAATGAGTATCTGCCTGGCTCTGATGTTCATTTCTTCCTGGTATTACGCCATCGTAGCCATGGTGATAGCTGGTATGATCTACAAGTACATTGAGTACCAAGG aGCGGAGAAAGAATGGGGTGATGGTATCCGTGGGCTGTCCCTCAGTGCAGCCCGGTTTGCTTTGCTTCGGTTGGAGGAAGGACCTCCACACACTAAAAACTGGAG GCCTCAGTTGCTTGTATTACTGAAACTAGATGAAGACTTACATGTCAAGCATCCTCGCCTCCTCACCTTTGCCTCACAGCTCAAAGCAGGAAAAGGTCTCACTATTGTGGGCTCTGTCATCGTGGGGAACTTCCTAGAGAACTACGGTGAAGCTTTAGCTGCTGAGCAG ACCATAAAGCACCTAATGGAGGCAGAGAAGGTGAAAGGATTCTGCCAGTTGGTGGTGGCCGCCAAGCTGAGAGAGGGCATTTCCCACCTTATCCAGTCCTGTGGCCTTGGGGGCATGAAGCACAACACAGTGGTGATGGGCTGGCCTCATGGCTGGCGTCAAAGTGAAGATGCCCGCGCTTGGAAGACTTTCATTG GCACAGTTCGAGTGACAACTGCTGCCCATCTCGCACTGCTGGTGGCTAAAAACATCTCCTTCTTTCCCAGCAATGTGGAGCAATTTTCTGAGGGCAACATTGATGTGTGGTGGATTGTGCATGATGGGGGGATGCTCATGCTACTACCATTCCTGCTGAAACAGCACAAG GTGTGGCGAAAGTGCAGCATACGGATCTTCACAGTAGCCCAATTAGAAGACAACAGCATCCAAATGAAGAAGGACCTAGCCACCTTCCTGTATCACTTGCGCATTGAGGCGGAGGTAGAAGTGGTGGAGATG CATGACAGTGATATATCAGCATATACTTATGAGCGCACTTTAATGATGGAGCAGAGGTCCCAGATGCTCCGGCACATGCGGCTCTCCAAAACAGAGCGGGACAGAGAG GCACAGTTGGTGAAAGACCGAAACTCAATGCTACGATTGACCAGCATTGGCTCTGATGAGGATGAAGAGACAGAAACCTATCAGGAGAAGGTGCACATGACTTGGACAAAAGACAAGTACATGGCATCCCGGGGACAAAAAGCCAAGTCAATGGAAGGATTCCAGGACCTGCTTAACATGCGTCC GGACCAGTCCAATGTGAGGCGGATGCATACAGCAGTGAAACTCAACGAGGTTATAGTTAACAAGTCCCATGAAGCAAAGCTGGTTTTATTGAATATGCCAGGGCCACCCCGAAACCCTGAGGGTGATGAAAATT ACATGGAGTTCCTAGAGGTGCTTACCGAGGGACTAGAGCGAGTCCTACTTGTCCGGGGTGGTGGCAGTGAAGTGATCACCATTTATTCATAA
- the SLC12A6 gene encoding solute carrier family 12 member 6 isoform X1 — protein sequence MHPPETTTKMASVRFMVTPTKIDDIPGLSDTSPDLSSRSSSRVRFSSRESVPETSRSEPMSEMSGATTSLATVALDPPSDRTSHPQDVTEDPSQNSITGEHSQLLDDGRKKARNAYLNNSNYEEGDEYFDKNLALFEEEMDTRPKVSSLLSRMANYTNLTQGAKEHEEAENITEGKKKPTKTPQMGTFMGVYLPCLQNIFGVILFLRLTWVVGTAGVLQAFAIVLICCCCTMLTAISMSAIATNGVVPAGGSYFMISRALGPEFGGAVGLCFYLGTTFAAAMYILGAIEIFLVYIVPRAAIFRSDDALKESAAMLNNMRVYGTAFLVLMVLVVFIGVRYVNKFASLFLACVIVSILAIYAGAIKSSFAPPHFPVCMLGNRTLSSRHIDVCSKTKEINNMTVPSKLWGFFCNSSQFFNVTCDEYFVHNNVTSIQGIPGLASGIITENLWGNYLPKGEIIEKPSAKSSDVLGSLNHEYVLVDITTSFTLLVGIFFPSVTGIMAGSNRSGDLKDAQKSIPIGTILAILTTSFVLDLSNVVLFGACIEGVVLRDKFGDAVKGNLVVGTLSWPSPWVIVIGSFFSTCGAGLQSLTGAPRLLQAIAKDNIIPFLRVFGHSKANGEPTWALLLTAAIAELGILIASLDLVAPILSMFFLMCYLFVNLACALQTLLRTPNWRPRFRYYHWALSFMGMSICLALMFISSWYYAIVAMVIAGMIYKYIEYQGAEKEWGDGIRGLSLSAARFALLRLEEGPPHTKNWRPQLLVLLKLDEDLHVKHPRLLTFASQLKAGKGLTIVGSVIVGNFLENYGEALAAEQTIKHLMEAEKVKGFCQLVVAAKLREGISHLIQSCGLGGMKHNTVVMGWPHGWRQSEDARAWKTFIGTVRVTTAAHLALLVAKNISFFPSNVEQFSEGNIDVWWIVHDGGMLMLLPFLLKQHKVWRKCSIRIFTVAQLEDNSIQMKKDLATFLYHLRIEAEVEVVEMHDSDISAYTYERTLMMEQRSQMLRHMRLSKTERDREAQLVKDRNSMLRLTSIGSDEDEETETYQEKVHMTWTKDKYMASRGQKAKSMEGFQDLLNMRPDQSNVRRMHTAVKLNEVIVNKSHEAKLVLLNMPGPPRNPEGDENYMEFLEVLTEGLERVLLVRGGGSEVITIYS from the exons acgatGGACGTAAAAAAGCTCGAAACGCTTATCTCAATAATTCCAATTATGAAGAAGGAGatgaatattttgataaaaatttggCACTCTTTGAG GAAGAAATGGACACCAGACCGAAGGTGTCCTCTCTCCTCAGCCGCATGGCCAATTACACTAATCTGACTCAAGGAGCAAAGGAACATGAAGAGGCAGAAAACATCACTGAAGGGAAAAAGAAGCCCACCAAG ACCCCCCAAATGGGTACCTTCATGGGTGTCTACCtcccatgtctacaaaatatttttggagtgATCCTTTTTTTACGCCTTACATGGGTGGTGGGCACAGCTGGAGTTCTTCAGGCTTTTGCAATTGTCCTTATCTGCTGCTGCTGT ACAATGTTGACTGCTATCTCCATGAGTGCCATTGCCACTAATGGAGTGGTACCAG cTGGAGGCTCATACTTTATGATTTCCCGGGCACTGGGCCCAGAGTTTGGTGGGGCTGTTGGCCTCTGCTTTTATCTTGGTACCACATTTGCAGCAGCCATGTACATCCTTGGTGCCATTGAAATCTTTCTG GTCTATATCGTCCCCCGGGCTGCCATCTTTCGCAGTGATGATGCACTCAAGGAATCAGCAGCCATGCTAAATAACATGCGTGTCTATGGCACAGCTTTCTTGGTCCTTATGGTATTAGTGGTATTTATCGGCGTACGCTATGTGAACAAGTTTGCCTCGCTTTTCCTGGCCTGTGTCATTGTGTCCATCTTGGCCATCTATGCTGGAGCCATCAAGTCGTCTTTTGCCCCTCCACACTTCCC GGTCTGCATGCTGGGTAACCGCACCCTTTCATCGAGACACATTGACGTTTGCTCTAAAACCAAGGAAATTAACAACATGACAGTCCCATCAAAGTTATGGGGATTCTTCTGTAACTCGAGTCAATTTTTCAATGTCACCTGTGATGAATACTTTGTTCACAATAATGTCACTTCAATCCAGGGCATTCCTGGATTGGCTAGTGGTATCATTACAG AGAACCTTTGGGGTAATTACCTACCCAAGGGAGAGATCATTGAAAAGCCTTCGGCCAAATCTTCTGATGTCTTAGGCAGCTTAAACCATGAATATGTTCTTGTTGACATCACCACCTCCTTCACGCTTCTGGTGGGAATCTTCTTTCCCTCTGTTACAG GTATCATGGCTGGATCAAACAGATCTGGAGATCTGAAAGATGCTCAGAAGTCTATTCCCATTGGTACTATCCTTGCCATCCTGACCACCTCCTTTGTCT TAGATTTAAGCAATGTTGTCCTTTTTGGTGCATGTATTGAAGGGGTTGTTCTCAGAGACAA GTTCGGTGATGCTGTGAAGGGTAatctggtggtgggcaccttatCTTGGCCATCCCCATGGGTGATTGTTATTGGCTCCTTCTTTTCCACGTGTGGGGCTGGACTGCAGAGCCTCACAGGTGCACCGAGGCTGCTACAAGCTATTGCCAAGGATAACATCATACCGTTTCTGAGG GTTTTTGGCCACAGCAAAGCCAATGGGGAACCTACCTGGGCTTTACTTCTAACTGCTGCCATTGCAGAGCTCGGAATACTTATTGCCTCCCTGGATCTTGTGGCTCCAATTCTTTCCAT GTTTTTTCTCATGTGTTACCTCTTTGTAAACTTGGCATGTGCCTTGCAAACATTACTTCGAACACCCAACTGGAGACCCCGATTCCGCTACTACCATTG gGCCCTTTCTTTCATGGGAATGAGTATCTGCCTGGCTCTGATGTTCATTTCTTCCTGGTATTACGCCATCGTAGCCATGGTGATAGCTGGTATGATCTACAAGTACATTGAGTACCAAGG aGCGGAGAAAGAATGGGGTGATGGTATCCGTGGGCTGTCCCTCAGTGCAGCCCGGTTTGCTTTGCTTCGGTTGGAGGAAGGACCTCCACACACTAAAAACTGGAG GCCTCAGTTGCTTGTATTACTGAAACTAGATGAAGACTTACATGTCAAGCATCCTCGCCTCCTCACCTTTGCCTCACAGCTCAAAGCAGGAAAAGGTCTCACTATTGTGGGCTCTGTCATCGTGGGGAACTTCCTAGAGAACTACGGTGAAGCTTTAGCTGCTGAGCAG ACCATAAAGCACCTAATGGAGGCAGAGAAGGTGAAAGGATTCTGCCAGTTGGTGGTGGCCGCCAAGCTGAGAGAGGGCATTTCCCACCTTATCCAGTCCTGTGGCCTTGGGGGCATGAAGCACAACACAGTGGTGATGGGCTGGCCTCATGGCTGGCGTCAAAGTGAAGATGCCCGCGCTTGGAAGACTTTCATTG GCACAGTTCGAGTGACAACTGCTGCCCATCTCGCACTGCTGGTGGCTAAAAACATCTCCTTCTTTCCCAGCAATGTGGAGCAATTTTCTGAGGGCAACATTGATGTGTGGTGGATTGTGCATGATGGGGGGATGCTCATGCTACTACCATTCCTGCTGAAACAGCACAAG GTGTGGCGAAAGTGCAGCATACGGATCTTCACAGTAGCCCAATTAGAAGACAACAGCATCCAAATGAAGAAGGACCTAGCCACCTTCCTGTATCACTTGCGCATTGAGGCGGAGGTAGAAGTGGTGGAGATG CATGACAGTGATATATCAGCATATACTTATGAGCGCACTTTAATGATGGAGCAGAGGTCCCAGATGCTCCGGCACATGCGGCTCTCCAAAACAGAGCGGGACAGAGAG GCACAGTTGGTGAAAGACCGAAACTCAATGCTACGATTGACCAGCATTGGCTCTGATGAGGATGAAGAGACAGAAACCTATCAGGAGAAGGTGCACATGACTTGGACAAAAGACAAGTACATGGCATCCCGGGGACAAAAAGCCAAGTCAATGGAAGGATTCCAGGACCTGCTTAACATGCGTCC GGACCAGTCCAATGTGAGGCGGATGCATACAGCAGTGAAACTCAACGAGGTTATAGTTAACAAGTCCCATGAAGCAAAGCTGGTTTTATTGAATATGCCAGGGCCACCCCGAAACCCTGAGGGTGATGAAAATT ACATGGAGTTCCTAGAGGTGCTTACCGAGGGACTAGAGCGAGTCCTACTTGTCCGGGGTGGTGGCAGTGAAGTGATCACCATTTATTCATAA